The genomic DNA TATCAAAACGCTCAACAACTGATTTCTTTGACTCTTCGTCAATGTTCGGGCGGACGATGTACATAACTTCGTACTTTTTCATCTGAATGTCACCTCCTCGTGGTCTATGCGGTCCTTTCTTTACGAAAGAACAAGGAGCAATGCGTTCATTACTCACGAATTAAAATTATATCATAGGGATTGTCCAATTGCAATAAGCTGGGGGAAAAAGACAGATTCGCCCGTAACATGCAGAAGCCTTTATCTGCACACCAAAAAGCCCGAATGCAGATTCGGGGCTGAGTGATCTTATTATACGTTAAAGCGGAAGTGGATGATGTCTCCATCTTTCACCAAATACTCTTTTCCTTCAAGGCGGACTTTTCCTGCTTCCTTGGCTGCATTCATTGTACCAGCAGCAACGAGGTCGTCATAGGAAACCGTTTCGGCACGGATGAACCCGCGCTCAAAGTCGGTGTGGATGACACCGGCACATTGAGGAGCCTTCATGCCTTCACGGAATGTCCATGCACGGACTTCCTGTACACCTGCCGTGAAGTAAGTGGCAAGGCCAAGAAGGGAGTAGGTCGCGCGGATCAGCTGATCGAGTCCTGATTCTTCAATGCCAAGCTCCTGAAGGAACATCGCTTTCTCTTCATCATCAAGCTCGGCGATTTCTGATTCAATCTTCGCGCAGACGACGATGACTTCCGCATTGTCTTCGCTCGCGAATTCGCGAACCTTTTGCACGTATTCATTGTCTTCAGTATCAGCAATCTCGTCTTCGCTGACGTTTGCCACATAAAGAACAGGTTTAGACGTCAACAAGTGAAGCTGCTTCACGTATTTTGCCTGTTCTTCGTTGAATTCAGCCGTACGGGCAGGCTGCTCGTTTTCAAGGACTTCTTTCAGCTTGGAAAGGATTTCGAATTCAAAGACTGCTTCCTTGTCCTTTTGTTTCGCCATTTTTTGCACCTTCACGAGACGCTTGTCCACGGTTTCAAGGTCGGCAAGGATCAACTCAAGGTTGATGACCTCGATATCCGCGATCGGATCCACTTTTCCGGCTACGTGCGTGATGTTGTCATCGGCGAAGCAACGGACAACCTGACAGATGGCGTCAACCTGACGGATGTGAGAAAGAAATTTATTCCCGAGTCCTTCCCCTTTGCTCGCACCTTTCACGATTCCTGCAATATCGGTGAATTCGAATGCGGTCGGAACCGTCTTCTTCGGATTCACAAGCTCCGTCAATTTATCCAGACGATGATCGGGTACTTCTACGATCCCCACGTTCGGATCGATGGTACAGAACGGGTAGTTCGCAGATTCCGCACCCGCTTTTGTAATTGCGTTGAACAACGTAGATTTACCGACGTTCGGCAGACCTACAATACCAGCTGTTAAAGCCATATCGGTCACTCCTCCTGATTGATTGCCTATCTATTCATATCTCTGCCATCATGACAGCTTCATACCTGAATGACGACCGTGAGAACGGTCGAACCTTTCACAATTATAGAGATAATGGGGGAAAAAGACAAGTGATGCTCCACTGAGGTCGGTCCGTAAAATTGCTGTCCCGCTCCCCGGGAAATAAAAAACAGCCTGCCGGAAATCGGTAAGCTGTTTTTGTGTGTAAAGACACACTGGTTTGGATTATGGATCGTGCCAGCTGGGTACTTATCAGTATCAGCTTTCTGATGAGCTAAGGACTTTTTTCATCTTTTTGGAAAAATCCTTCCGAGGAATCATCACGCTGTGCCCGCAGCCCTCGCATTTGATCCTGATATCCATCCCCATGCGAATGATTTTCCACTCGTTGGTGCCGCATGGATGGGGCTTTTTCATTTCCACCACATCATTAAGTGCGAACGTCTTCGCCTCCATGGACGCATACCTCCTTAGTCTCGTTCAACCTGCTTTTGTTTTTTCTGAAGTTCTTCCTGCACATCGTCCTCGTCGTTACGTGAGTACATGACCATGCGGGGAAGAGGGATTTCGATGCCGTTCCGTTCGAAGCACTGCTTGACTTCCTTGCGGAGGACCCTGGCGATATACCAGTGATTCATCGGTGTCGTCTCGGCGACGATCCTCATCATCACATCAGGCGCCCCAAGGGTCTGGATACCGAGAAGCTCCGGCGGATTCACCAGCTCCTCATATTTTTGAGGAAGCGTGAGAAGAAGCTCCTGCAGGACCCGCTCGGCCTTGTCGATATTCTCTTCATACGCGATGTTGACGTCCACGACCGCCACGCTGTTATGAACGGAGAAGTTGGTGACTTCTGCTACGTTGCCATTGGGGAATATATGTAATTCACCCGTCCAACTTTTTATTTTCGTCGTCCGGAGCCCGATTTCCTCCACCGTTCCTTCGGCGGAGCCAATTTTCACATAGTCCCCCACAGAGAACTGATCCTCGAAGATGATGAAGAAACCGGTAATGATATCGCGAACAAGGTTTTGGGCACCAAAACCGACGGCAAGACCGACGATTCCTGCACCGGCGATCAAGCCCTTAACATCTATAGAAAGGGTCGACAAGATCGTCATCAACGAAATGAAATAGATCACATAGGTCAACACGTTTTCCAATAGTTTCAATAACGTGGCTTCACGGCGTTCGGAGAATTTGATCGGCGAACGTGACCTTGCCTTGAAGACGTTCCGGATCGCAGATCTCCCGACACGGAGAGCGATATACGTAATGACCATGATGGCAATAATCTTTAGGACGACTAGCCCCAAATCTGTCCATAAACTTTCGTTAGAAAGACTTTTAATGATTTCATCTATCTTTTTTGACATACTTCTCAACAGCCACCCTTACTTTAGAAAGTGAAAGTACCCTTTATTTTATCAACTTTCCCTCTCCATGAATAGATATAACCTCGATCTGTAAAGAAGTTTAAAAATTTTTATCATATGAAAAAACTGCCCCGATTATGTATGAATGACGACGATTGTCCGTATACTGTTAAAAAGCGGTAAACATGCCTGGACGATAACGAGGAGCAAGGGAGTGGTAGTGATGAATCTGAAACGAGGACTTTTCGACCGCAAGACCGAACCATACAGGGTCTCTTATGAAGATGAAAATGCGGCACTGGATCTTTCCGTCCACCTTTCAGCCATGCTGCCCATCCTCTACCGGACGCGTCCGATCGTATTCATATGCATCGGAACAGATCGTTCCACGGGTGATTCCCTCGGTCCATTGATCGGAACTCTCCTGGAAGATCGCGGCATAGAGACCTTCCACGTTTATGGGACCCTGGATGATCCCATTCATGCTGTCAATCTGGAAGAGAAGATGGCCTATATCCAATCCATTCATAAGAATCCATTCATCATCGGGATCGACGCCTGTCTGGGACGTCTTAAGAGTGTCGGAGCGATCCAGCTCAGTCACGGTCCACTCAAACCCGGCGCTGGAGTGAATAAAGAACTTCCCGAAGTAGGAAACATCCATCTGACCGGCATCGTCAACGTGAGTGGGTTCATGGAGTTCTTCGTACTTCAGAATACCCGGCTCAGCCTCGTGATGAGAATGGCCAAAGTCATGGCCGAGTCAATCGTCCTGGCTGCCGAAACCATCGAGCGCAGGAACGCCGTGAGCATCGAAAAATGGCGGGAAGAACTGCAATAGGAGGACGGTCCGGATGCGGACTGTTTTTTTATGGATATTTTTTGAAACCATCATTCCGTTCTTTCGTATATACAAGGTAGAAAGGTGGAGATTTAAATGACCATACTCTTACTTGTTAAAATTGCACTTGGTACTCTTTTAGTAGGTGTTATTGCACACACGATCAAAACGGCTTATTCAAAAGAAAAAGACGTGAATGCCAACTGGCTCCTATTTCTATTGGCAGTGGAAGCAATCGCCACACCAGCGTACGGATTATTCTTGACGGTCTGAATAAAAAGAATAGCTTGTTAGAAAAACAAGGGTCCGTTTATATATCAGTGTGAATTCTTTATACCGCTCATGATTTCCGTGCAAGACTACGCTTTCCGCGGGTAGCCCGTGAGCCTACTCGGCAAGCCAGCGGGGTCTCACATCAGCTACTCTTCCCGCTGGAGTCTTCGTCTTGCACTCCGATCAACCGCTAGAAAAAATTTCATACAAATGTTCGTGAAACAAATGAAAAACCCGAACTAATTTGCTTTAACGCAGGCGAATTAATTCGGGTTTTGCTATGACTGAAGCACTCTTTACGCTTGATACAGATGAAGGAACGAGACGATTATACCGACGACCACAATTCCAGGAAGAAGATTAGCCACCCTGATCTTGGTGATTCCGACCAGATTGAGTCCGATGGCAAAGATCATGATGCCGCCTGTCGCGGTCATTTCAGTGATGAAGGCGTCCATGAGTTCCTGTGGGACAAAGCGGTGGATCTGGGTGGCGAACAACGCGATCGTACCTTGATAGAGGATGACCGGCACAGCTGAGAACATGACGCCGATCCCAAGAGTCGTGGCAAGGATGATGGAGGTGAATCCATCGATGATCGCTTTTGTGAGCAGGACGTCATGGTCTCCCCTGATTCCGCTGTCGAGGGCACCGATTACCGCCATGGCCCCGATCACGAAGATCAGGGTGGCCGTAATGAATCCTTGAGAAATGGACGTGTCTCCCTTCGTACCGATTCTCCTTTCAAGCCAATCCCCGAGGGCGTTGAGCTTGGAATCAAGGTTCATCCATTCTCCAAGGGTCGCACCGACCGCTAGAGAGATGATGACAATAAGGAAGTTTTCACTTTTTAGTCCCATCTGAAGTCCCAGCACCGTCACGGCAAGGCCAATTGCCTTCAGTACCGTATCCTTCACATTCTCCGGAATGCGGTGAAGGAGTTTACCGAGGAGCGTTCCCAGGATGATACATATTCCGTTGATGATCGTACCGAATAACACCATTTTTTCTTTCTCCCATCACTCTCGACAAAAAAAGAACCGGCTCGAAGGGATTCCCTTCAGAGCCGGACTCCATCAGTCGTGTTGTTGAAGAAGATCGAGGATCCGTTCAAGGTCTTCTTTCGAAAAGAACTCAAGCTCAATCTTTCCTTTTTTCTTCGATTGTTTAATTGTAACCGTGGTGCCGAACCGTTCCCTGAGGCGCGTCTCCTGCTCCTCGATGAACACGTCCTTGCGTTCTTTTTTCTTCGTTTCACGTGAAACATCGTCGTTCAGTTCCTGTACGAGCTTCTCAAGCTGACGGACATTGAGGGAATCCTTCATGACCCGATTGACAAGCTGGGTCAATCCCTTCTTGTTCTTCAGTCCAAGAAGGGCCCGGCCGTGTCCCATCGTGAGCTTTCCGTCTGAAATCAGTTCCTGTACGGGCTGTGAGAGCCCAAGAAGACGGATGTGGTTGGCGATATGGGGACGGCTTTTCCCCAACCGCTTTGCCAGCTCCTCCTGCGTGATCCCGAGCTTCTCCATCAGCATCTGATAGGCGGCAGCTTCTTCGATCGGTGTCAAATCCTCACGCTGGAGGTTTTCCAGTACAGCCAGTTCCATCATTTGCTTCTCATCAAGCTCCCGTACGACAACAGGTACTGTCTTGAGATCCGCCGCTTTCGCCGCACGGTAGCGGCGCTCACCGACCACGATCTCATAGCCTTTGATGGATTTCCGGACGATGATCGGCTGGAGGATCCCATGCTCCTGGATGGAGGCCTTCAGCTCTTCGATCGCCTGGGGTTGGAAGATCTTACGGGGCTGATAAGGATTCGGACGGAGATCCTTCAGCTTCACTTCCTGGACCGTTTCCTCTTCTTTATTTGCCGTGAACAGGGCATCAAGCCCCTTTCCCAAACCTTTAGCCACTCATCGCCACCTCCTTCGCAAGTTCTAAATACACTTCCGCTCCCCTGGACTTGGCATCATAGATGATGATCGGTTCCCCGTGGCTCGGTGCTTCGCTCAGTCGGACATTACGCGGGATAATGGTTCGATACACTTTATCCTGGAAATATTTCTTCACTTCCTCAATGACCTGGATGCCGAGATTCGTACGGGCATCGAGCATCGTCAAGAGGACGCCGTCGATCATCAGATCATGATTCAAATGCTTCTGCACAAGACGCACGGTGCTTAGCAGCTGACTAAGCCCTTCGAGTGCGTAGTATTCACATTGGACCGGGATGATCACCGCATCCGAAGACGTGAGGGCATTGATGGTCAAGAGCCCCAACGATGGCGGGCAATCGATGACGATATAATCGTAATCGTCCTTCACTTTTTCCAGTGCCTTTTTCAAGCGGACTTCCCTTGAGATGGTCGGAACCAGCTCGATTTCTGCCCCGGCAAGGGAAATGGTGGCAGGTACGATATCCAGATTCTCGACCTTCGACTGCTTGATCGTTTCCTTTACGTCCACATCGTCCACTAAAACATCATATATGCATTGCTGCACGTCTCCTTTTTCCACACCTGCACCGCTCGTGGCGTTTCCTTGTGGATCTATGTCGACAAGCAGGACTTTCTTTCCAATATAAGCTAAACAAGCCCCCAGATTGACGCTGGTCGTGGTCTTACCGACTCCGCCCTTCTGGTTTGTAACGGCTATGATTCTGCCCAAGGTTGTCACCTACCTAGTTTTTTTCACAGTATTCTTCTATTCTAACAAAATTCTCGGAAAATTGTCTGGCAATTTTTATTATGTCGCGAGTTCATATCGACTTTCATCGCCAAAATCCCACAAAAAAAGTGAGAACTGCCTGATTACAGTCTCTCACTCTATGATTCTATTTCTTTTTTGGGATGCGGATGGTGAACTGATAGAATTCCTCATGTTCTTCTTCCTCGGCATCCAGGTTGATCCCGCTGTCGGACACCATATTCAGCGACTGACGGATCGTGTTGACGGCAATCCTCATGTCTTTTGAGAAGGCTTTGCGCTTTGGCTTCGGCTTTTTGTCCGAAGCTTCCTGCATTTTGTTCACACGGTCCTCCGTCTGCTTCACGTTGAGGTTCTTCTCGACAACCTCTTGAAGAAGCTGGATCTGTTTCTCCGCATTCTTCAAGGGAATGAGTGCGCGGGCATGGCGCTCGGTGATCTTCTTATCAAGAAGGGCACCCTGCACCTCTTCCGGAAGCTTGAGGAGACGGAGCTTGTTGGCCACCGTCGACTGCCCTTTCCCCAGGCGCTGTGCAAGGGCTTCCTGCGTCAATTCATGAAGCTCGAGAAGCTTGCCGTACGCGATGGCTTCCTCGATCGGGGACAGCTCTTCGCGTTGCAGGTTCTCGATCAGCGCGACAGAGGCCGTTTCCGTGTCATTCATATTCTTCACGATGGCAGGGACCGTTTCCCAGCCGAGTTTTGACACCGCCCGGAATCGCCGCTCCCCGGCAATGATCTCGAATTGATCTTCGCCGTATTCCCTCACCACGATAGGCTGGATGATGCCGTGTATATGGATCGTCCTCGATAACTCTTCTATTTTATCATCATTAAAAATCGTCCTAGGCTGGAAGCGGTTGGGAACGATCTGAGAGACGGGAATCTTCTTCACTTCATCCCGATCTTCCACTACTGCTGATTCTGTTGATTCTTCCGGCTCTTGCTCCTTTTCACCCAGACCAAAAAAACGAGAGAAAGGATGCTTCATCTTCCTACACCACCTTTAAGAAACTCCCTTTAATACTATTCTCTAAGAAATGACAAGTTCCTGCCTTATTCCCATGACATTTTCCGTAGTACTACGTCAGTTTTCTATTCTAATGGTAATTTATTCGGTGTACCAGGCTTCCTGGGATACTTATTCGGTGTATCTTTCACTTTCTTGATCTGAACGATCGTGCGCTCACTGTTCTCCTCAGGAAGGAGGAAGGAATCGACCTGCTCCGTCTTCCCGCCGAGGGTCGTGATCGCTTTCTTGGCTTTATCCATCTCATCGTTCACACTGGCCGCCTTCATGGCGACGAAATAGCCGCCTTTTTTGACAAGGGGCAGGCAGAGCTCGCTGAGGACCGACATTCTGGCAACGGCACGCGCCGTCACCATGTCGTATGATTCACGGTGGTCCTTATTCTTACCGAATGTTTCTGCACGGTCGTGATGGAAGTGCGTGTTCTCCAGTCCCAGCTGATCCGCTAGATGATTCAGGAACGTGATGCGCTTGTTCAGCGAATCCACGATGGATACATGCAGATGCGGGAAGCAGATTTTGATCGGGATGCTTGGGAACCCGGCCCCTGCACCGACATCGCACAGGGAAGTGATGGAATTGAAATCAACGTAAAAGGCAGCAGAGATGGAATCATAGAAGTGCTTCAGGTACACCTCTTCTTTATCCGTGATGGCCGTCAGATTCATCTTTTCATTCCACTCGACCAAAAGCTCATGGTATTTCTCGAATTGTGCCAGCTGTTCAGAGGAAAGGGAAATCCCCTTTTCCTCGAGACCGGCTTGAAATTCATTGATATTCATACGCAACCCATCCTTTATTGATCACCTGATACTTTTGCAATTTTCCCCTGTTCGATATAGACGAGAAGGATGGAAACGTCCGCAGGATTGACTCCGGAAATACGGGAAGCCTGGGCAAGGGACAACGGCTGTACTTCAATCAGTTTCTGTCTCGCTTCGGATGCAAGACCGCTGATCTTTGTGTAATCGATGTTTTCAGGGATCCGCTTGTTCTCCATTTTCTTCATCTTGTCGACCTGCTGAAGGGATTTTTCGATGTATCCTTCGTATTTCACCTGGATTTCCACCTGTTCTTCCACTTCTGGATCAAGCTCCACTTCATTCGGAACAAGGGATTTCATGTGAGAATAGTTCATCTCCGGACGTTTCAGAAGATCCACTGCCAGGATCCCGTCCTTCAGTTCGCTTCCGCCTGCTTCACGGATCACGGACTGAGTTTCTTCCGTCGGTTTGATACGGGTTGACTTCAGGCGCTCTTTTTCTGCTTCGATCAGCTCTTTTTTCGCTGTGAAACGTCCGTAGCGCTCGTCTGAAATCAGTCCGATGCTGTGACCGATATCGGTCAGACGAAGATCGGCGTTGTCATGACGGAGAAGAAGGCGGTATTCTGCCCTCGAAGTCAATAGACGATACGGTTCGTTCGTACCCTTGGTGACAAGGTCGTCGATCAGCACACCGATATACGCATCGGAACGGCCCAAGATGACTTCCTCTTTATCAAGGGAGCGGCATGCGGCATTGATTCCTGCCATCAGTCCTTGTCCGGCTGCTTCTTCGTAACCGGATGTTCCGTTGATTTGACCCGCTGTGTACAGATTTTTGATCTTCTTCGTCTCAAGGGTCGGCCATAGCTGGGTCGGTACGATGGAATCATACTCGATGGCGTAGCCCGGACGCATCATTTGGACGTTTTCAAGACCAGGGATCGTGGAAAGGATCTTCTGCTGCACATCTTCCGGCAGGCTTGTTGAAAGCCCTTGAACGTATACTTCCTGGGTATTGCGGCCTTCCGGCTCAAGGAAGATCTGATGGCGCGGCTTGTCGTTGAAACGGACGACCTTATCCTCGATGGACGGACAGTAGCGCGGGCCGGTCCCTTTGATCATGCCGGAATACATCGGCGAGCGATGAAGGTTGTCATCGATGAGCTGATGCGTCGTTTCGTTCGTGTAGGTCAACCAGCATGGAAGCTGATCGGTGATGTACTTCGTCGTTTCGTAGCTGAATGCTCTCGGTACATCATCCCCTGGTTGGATTTCCGTTTTGGAATAATCGATGGTCGAACCGTTCACGCGTGGCGGCGTACCGGTCTTGAATCGTACTGTATCGAATCCGAGCTCGCGCAGGTGGTCTGCCAGGCGGATCGATGGCTGCTGATTGTTCGGACCGCTTGAATATTTCAACTCGCCGAGGATGATTTCCCCGCGTAGGAAGGTCCCGGTCGTGATGACGACCGTCTTCGCGCGATAGGCGGCACCGGTCATGGTCACGACACCTTTACATTCACCGTCTTCCACGATGAGCTCTTCCACCATTCCCTGCATGAGGGTGATGTTCGGTTCATTCTCGATCGTTTTCTTCATTTCGTTTTGGTACGTGAATTTATCGGCTTGGGCACGCAGGGCGCGTACGGCCGGGCCTTTACCTGTGTTCAGCATCCTCATCTGGATGTGGGTCTTATCGATGTTGCGGCCCATTTCACCGCCGAGGGCGTCAATTTCCCTAACGACGATTCCTTTTGCCGGTCCGCCGACAGATGGGTTACATGGCATGAAGGCGATCATATCAAGGTTGATGGTGACCATCAGCGTTTTCGCCCCCATGCGGGCGGAAGCAAGTCCAGCTTCCACTCCGGCGTGTCCAGCACCAATGACAATGACATCATAATGTCCTGCGTCATATTGCATGGTGATTTATCCTCCTTAAAGGATCACATGATCCTATATACAAATTTATTTCCCTAGGCAGAATTGTGAGAACAACTGATCGATCAAACTGTCATGGACGCTCTCCCCGATGATTTCACCGAGAAGCTCCCATGTTCTTGTCAGATCGATCTGGGCAATGTCAATCGGTATGCCCATTTCTACGTTTTGAATCGCTTCATTGATGCTTGTCGACGCCTGATGGAGCAGGGCGATGTGACGGCTGTTGGAGACATACGTCATATCCCCCGCCTCGATGGACCCATCGAAGAAGAGGGATGAAATAGCTTCCTCGAGCTCATCCACCCCTTCTTCCTCAATCAGGGCTGTGGTCACAAGCTTGTGATTGGCGGCAAGTGCTTCCACTTTCTCCAGGTCGATCTTCCTCGGAAGGTCCGTCTTGTTCACGATGACAATGACGTCCATTCCCTTGACGGCTTCAAACAATTGCTCGTCTTCGAATGTGAGGTCGTCCGCATGATTGAGGACGAGGAGAATGAGATCCGCTTCCTTCAATACCTGTCGCGAACGCTCGACACCGATCCGCTCGACGATATCCTCCGTCTCCCGGATTCCCGCCGTATCGACGAGGCGGAGCGGTACACCCCTGACGTTCACATACTCCTCGATCACATCACGCGTCGTTCCGGGAATATCCGTCACAATCGCCTTGTTTTCATGGACGAGGCTGTTCAATAAAGAGCTCTTCCCGACGTTCGGGCGACCGATGATGACAGTGGACAGCCCTTCACGGAGGATTTTCCCCTGCTCGGACGTCTTGATGAGCTTCTCGATCTCATCACTGACATAGCGCGATTTCTCCAGGAGCACGCTGTGGGTCATTTCCTCCACGTCATCATATTCCGGATAATCGATATTCACTTCCACATGGGCAAGCGTCTCAAGGATTTCCTGACGAAGCTTCTGGATCAGCTTGGATAGGCGTCCTTCCATCTGATTCAACGCCACATTCATGGCCCGGTCCGTCTTCGCCCTGATCAAATCCATGACGGCCTCCGCCTGGGACAGATCGATCCGTCCGTTCAGGAAGGCACGTTTGGTGAACTCTCCCGGCTCTGCCAATCTCGCACCGTGCTTCAACACAAGCTGAAGCACCTTATTCACCGATACAAGACCTCCGTGACAGTTGATCTCAAGGACGTTTTCACGCGTGAAGGTTTTCGGTCCCTTCAGCACGGATACCATGACCTCTTCCACCACCTGCTCTGTCGCGGGATCCACGATATGACCGTAATGGATCGTATGGGAATCCAGTTCCGTCAGCGGCTTGCCTTTCTTGCCCCTGAACACCTGGTCCCCGATCGCAAAAGCGTCATCTCCGCTCAGGCGGACAATGGCAATCGCCCCTTCCCCCATGGGAGTGGAGATCGCTGCAATCGTATCGAATTCCATGCGAGTCACCTCTCTTTCTTCTCTTCTTACATCTATAAAAAAATGGCTGTCTCGTTCTAGCAGCCTCTATCATTAAGCAGTGTTTCCCCAAATTATTAGAATAGCACAAACCGATTTAAACCTAAAGAACGGAAAACTGGCAGATACGTCAAATTATCCACAACCCCCATTCTTTCATCCCTCTCATTTTAACTTATCCACATGTGAATAACAATAAACGGCAGGTGAAATTGGCAGGATTGTCACTTATCCAGAGGGCAGGCGCAAAAACATCGGGCCCCTTCTATTGTGGTCTGGTAAAATATAGGCATGGATAACCCATTGATGTCGTCGAGAAAGATCGTATTTTTTCAAAACACTAAATATCCCTGCGGTCAAACCGATACTATAGCCAACCAGGAAAGGAGCAACACATCATGTTCACCTACAAAATCGACCACGATCTATCATTAAAACTACTTGAACCCCAGGATGCCCAGGCGCTTTTTGAGCTGACCGTCAAATCCCGCTCCCACTTGAAAGAGTGGTTGCCATGGCTGGACTTCACCACCAAGGTGAGCGATACAGAAGAGTTCATTGCCGGAACGATGAAGGGCTATGCCAACCGCAGCAGTCTATCCGCTGCCATCCTCTATCAT from Rossellomorea marisflavi includes the following:
- the mnmE gene encoding tRNA uridine-5-carboxymethylaminomethyl(34) synthesis GTPase MnmE; protein product: MEFDTIAAISTPMGEGAIAIVRLSGDDAFAIGDQVFRGKKGKPLTELDSHTIHYGHIVDPATEQVVEEVMVSVLKGPKTFTRENVLEINCHGGLVSVNKVLQLVLKHGARLAEPGEFTKRAFLNGRIDLSQAEAVMDLIRAKTDRAMNVALNQMEGRLSKLIQKLRQEILETLAHVEVNIDYPEYDDVEEMTHSVLLEKSRYVSDEIEKLIKTSEQGKILREGLSTVIIGRPNVGKSSLLNSLVHENKAIVTDIPGTTRDVIEEYVNVRGVPLRLVDTAGIRETEDIVERIGVERSRQVLKEADLILLVLNHADDLTFEDEQLFEAVKGMDVIVIVNKTDLPRKIDLEKVEALAANHKLVTTALIEEEGVDELEEAISSLFFDGSIEAGDMTYVSNSRHIALLHQASTSINEAIQNVEMGIPIDIAQIDLTRTWELLGEIIGESVHDSLIDQLFSQFCLGK